In the Acuticoccus sediminis genome, one interval contains:
- a CDS encoding response regulator transcription factor, whose product MTRQDKSSTHGKSQSSVLVLEDDPSIREIIATLLEDEGFAVSCAGHLAEAYTLIERQSFTVALVDLRLSDGDGLDFVRMLADKPSTAVVVVSGRGTSMDRVVGIELGADDYIVKPFEAREFVARVKRHARRVSSAVSVVTEAPTTYQVAGWTVDIAGRSVTRASDKKSPYLSEPEFRTLQVLLERRGQVLSRDDIYNFVVGAGHRDPLDRRIDVHVSSIRRKLRSDNEPIIRTVHRVGYVID is encoded by the coding sequence TTGACACGGCAGGATAAGTCGTCGACTCACGGCAAATCGCAATCCTCGGTTCTGGTCCTCGAAGATGATCCGAGCATCCGGGAGATCATCGCGACCCTGCTCGAGGACGAGGGCTTCGCCGTCTCCTGTGCGGGTCATCTGGCGGAAGCCTACACCCTGATCGAGCGGCAGAGCTTCACCGTCGCCCTCGTCGACCTGCGCCTCAGCGACGGCGACGGCCTCGACTTCGTGCGGATGCTCGCCGACAAGCCGTCGACCGCGGTGGTGGTGGTCTCCGGCCGCGGCACCTCGATGGACCGCGTCGTCGGCATCGAGCTCGGCGCCGACGACTACATCGTCAAACCCTTCGAGGCGCGCGAGTTCGTCGCCCGCGTCAAGCGCCACGCCCGCCGCGTCTCCAGCGCGGTGTCGGTGGTGACCGAGGCGCCCACCACCTACCAGGTGGCCGGCTGGACGGTCGATATCGCCGGCCGCTCCGTCACCCGCGCGTCCGACAAGAAGAGCCCCTACCTGTCCGAGCCGGAGTTCCGCACCCTCCAGGTGCTGCTGGAGCGGCGCGGCCAGGTCCTGTCGCGGGACGACATCTACAACTTCGTCGTCGGCGCCGGGCATCGCGATCCGCTCGACCGCCGCATCGACGTGCACGTGTCGAGCATTCGCCGCAAGCTGCGGTCCGACAACGAGCCGATCATCCGCACGGTCCACCGGGTCGGCTACGTCATCGACTAG
- a CDS encoding glycosyl hydrolase family 8 produces MALAALTGPAAADWFRVSSEDVAAARLHEAGQRAGTARRTVAGPDAVLLTPQEWASYKAAFVAGDGRVVDVENGGISHSEGQGYGLILAVHADDRETFDRIWRFTRRELQVRGDDALLAWRYLPDQSPHVTDRNNATDGDVLVAYALLRGAARWQAPEYAVAADRIVRDIGRKLIAWEGGEPILKPAAYGFDSIPGNRGPVVNLSYYFYAAFDLFAVVQPDYPWAALARHGKTLTAEARTGRRNLVPNWVSVSRGSVRMAEGFARRASYDAVRIPLYMAYADISGFDLSAQDVAWNRYGPGAPSDRDLMSDAAIAPMADPGYRMIAALSACASRGVPIPPALMHYRSTTYFASSLHLLGLVAVRRTDACSSESAPVARAAPLPRVTPVSVLIGSRAPVRR; encoded by the coding sequence ATGGCGCTCGCCGCCCTCACCGGGCCGGCGGCCGCGGACTGGTTCCGCGTCTCCAGCGAGGACGTGGCGGCGGCGCGGCTGCACGAGGCCGGCCAGCGGGCCGGCACGGCCCGGCGCACCGTCGCGGGGCCGGACGCGGTCCTCCTCACGCCCCAGGAATGGGCCAGCTACAAGGCCGCCTTCGTCGCCGGGGACGGGCGCGTCGTCGACGTCGAGAACGGCGGCATCAGCCACTCCGAGGGCCAGGGCTACGGCCTGATCCTCGCCGTCCACGCGGACGACCGCGAGACCTTCGACCGGATCTGGCGCTTCACCCGGCGCGAGCTGCAGGTCCGCGGCGACGACGCCCTGCTGGCCTGGCGCTACCTGCCGGACCAGTCGCCGCACGTCACCGACCGCAACAACGCCACGGACGGCGACGTCCTCGTCGCCTACGCGCTGCTGCGCGGCGCGGCGCGCTGGCAGGCACCGGAATATGCCGTGGCGGCCGACCGGATCGTGCGCGACATCGGCCGCAAGCTGATCGCCTGGGAGGGCGGCGAGCCGATCCTGAAGCCCGCCGCCTACGGCTTCGACAGCATCCCCGGCAACCGCGGCCCGGTCGTCAACCTCTCCTACTACTTCTACGCCGCGTTCGACCTCTTCGCGGTGGTGCAGCCGGACTATCCCTGGGCGGCGCTCGCCCGGCACGGCAAGACGCTGACGGCGGAGGCCCGCACCGGCCGCCGCAACCTGGTGCCGAACTGGGTGTCGGTCTCGCGCGGCAGCGTGCGGATGGCCGAGGGATTCGCCCGCCGCGCCTCCTACGACGCGGTCCGCATCCCGCTCTACATGGCCTACGCCGACATCTCCGGCTTCGACCTGTCGGCGCAGGACGTCGCCTGGAACCGCTACGGCCCGGGCGCGCCGTCCGACCGCGACCTGATGTCGGACGCGGCCATCGCGCCGATGGCCGACCCCGGCTACCGCATGATCGCGGCGCTGTCGGCCTGCGCCAGCCGGGGCGTGCCGATCCCGCCGGCGCTGATGCACTACCGCTCGACGACCTACTTCGCCTCGAGCCTGCACCTTCTCGGCCTGGTGGCGGTGCGCCGGACGGACGCCTGCTCGAGCGAGAGCGCCCCGGTGGCCCGGGCTGCGCCGCTCCCGCGGGTGACGCCGGTGTCGGTGCTGATCGGCTCCCGGGCGCCGGTGCGCCGCTAG
- a CDS encoding PAS domain S-box protein: protein MSFEAYPRPVNEEGRLAAIHASGLLFEDHVSNLDHVTALAVSLTGLPRAGVTVLDRHTQYWLSSVDAPFLDLARGQALCNEAIALGEMLVIEDLKDATGPARDVWLENNVRFYASHPISLDGVHDIGTICVFDTVPHRADARLAEQLGHLAAVASSVLQAAAAARNAHRFEEQLVREQGRRETLGQQIERLSHIGAWSLDLETRELTWSDEVFEIHGLARKRMPTLEEAITFYAAEDRGVIERAVGQAMETGQAYSFEADIVRPDGSVRRVSAAGDTEIVDGKPRRLAGIIQDLTVQRDREAALEWVLEILSHAREAFVVYDTEGRIVFWNRQAERTFGWTRDEALGASMVDLLQIDPEEHAARTERMMRSGSWSGRVVYKSRSGLNITVLAHKVLIVGKGRMKDGVLVVYQDMSEKMVLSEKMQTATRLDAIGQLTGGIAHDFNNLLTVIMGSADLLKVRLKENPAALKLVEMNRGAAERGRDLVSQLLAFARRQTLDPTATDVAALIDESRPLIERAIGEQYSLSIEMEPGLWLADVDPAKLDSALLNLCINARDACQPGIGRIVVDVRNASLDDSYVASQTDGLQGEFIVLSVSDNGSGMSPEVMRRAIEPFYSTKATEGKTGAGLGLSMTYGFVKQSGGSLQIYSEEGTGTTVRLYLPRSYEVGEEDPLQPEELRTTRPLDILLVEDDPRVQDNSVAMLEALGHRPTTVGTAIDAVRVLETRRDMFDVLFTDIVLPGGMSGFDLATTAHKRWPCLPILFCSGYTHGSLDDHALIARSKMLTKPYTLAELARALAATVVREDGAAQHETTFG, encoded by the coding sequence ATGTCGTTCGAGGCGTATCCTAGACCGGTCAATGAAGAGGGACGACTGGCTGCCATCCATGCGAGTGGTCTGCTCTTCGAGGATCATGTCAGCAACCTGGATCATGTCACCGCGCTCGCGGTCAGCCTGACCGGGCTGCCGCGTGCTGGCGTCACCGTTCTCGACAGACACACGCAATACTGGCTCTCCTCCGTCGACGCGCCGTTCCTGGACCTGGCGCGCGGGCAGGCGCTCTGCAACGAGGCCATCGCGCTCGGCGAGATGCTCGTCATCGAGGACCTGAAGGACGCCACGGGGCCGGCCCGGGACGTCTGGCTTGAGAATAATGTCCGGTTCTACGCGTCCCACCCCATCTCCCTCGACGGGGTCCACGACATCGGCACGATCTGCGTGTTCGACACCGTGCCGCACCGCGCCGACGCCCGCCTCGCCGAGCAGCTCGGCCACCTCGCGGCCGTCGCGTCGAGCGTGCTGCAGGCCGCCGCCGCCGCCCGCAACGCCCACCGCTTCGAGGAGCAGCTCGTCCGCGAGCAGGGGCGCCGGGAGACCCTCGGGCAGCAGATCGAGCGGCTGAGCCACATCGGCGCCTGGTCGCTCGACCTCGAGACCCGCGAGCTGACCTGGTCCGACGAGGTGTTCGAGATCCACGGCCTCGCGCGCAAGCGCATGCCCACCCTCGAGGAGGCGATCACCTTCTATGCCGCCGAGGACCGCGGCGTCATCGAGCGCGCCGTCGGGCAGGCGATGGAGACCGGCCAGGCCTATTCCTTCGAGGCCGACATCGTGCGTCCCGACGGCAGCGTCCGGCGCGTCAGCGCCGCGGGCGACACCGAGATCGTCGACGGCAAGCCGCGCCGCCTCGCCGGCATCATCCAGGACCTCACCGTGCAGCGCGACCGCGAGGCGGCGCTCGAGTGGGTGCTCGAGATCCTCTCCCACGCGCGGGAGGCCTTCGTCGTCTACGACACGGAGGGCCGGATCGTGTTCTGGAACCGCCAGGCCGAGCGCACCTTCGGCTGGACCCGCGACGAGGCGCTCGGCGCCAGCATGGTCGACCTCCTGCAGATCGACCCGGAGGAGCACGCCGCGCGCACCGAGCGCATGATGCGCAGCGGCTCCTGGTCGGGCCGGGTCGTCTACAAGTCCCGCTCCGGCCTCAACATCACCGTGCTCGCCCACAAGGTGCTCATCGTCGGCAAGGGCCGCATGAAGGACGGCGTCCTCGTCGTCTACCAGGACATGTCCGAGAAGATGGTCCTGTCGGAGAAGATGCAGACCGCGACGCGCCTCGACGCGATCGGCCAGCTCACCGGCGGCATCGCCCACGACTTCAACAACCTGCTCACCGTCATCATGGGCTCGGCCGACCTCCTCAAGGTGCGCCTCAAGGAGAACCCGGCGGCGCTGAAGCTCGTGGAGATGAACCGCGGCGCGGCCGAGCGCGGGCGCGACCTCGTCAGCCAGCTCCTCGCCTTCGCGCGGCGCCAGACCCTCGACCCGACCGCGACCGACGTCGCCGCCCTCATCGACGAGTCGCGCCCCCTCATCGAGCGGGCGATCGGCGAGCAGTACAGCCTGTCGATCGAGATGGAGCCGGGCCTGTGGCTCGCCGACGTCGACCCGGCCAAGCTCGACAGCGCGCTCCTCAACCTGTGCATCAACGCCCGCGACGCCTGCCAGCCGGGCATCGGGCGGATCGTCGTGGACGTGCGCAACGCCAGCCTCGACGACAGCTACGTCGCCTCCCAGACCGACGGCCTGCAGGGCGAGTTCATCGTGCTGTCGGTCTCCGACAACGGCAGCGGCATGTCGCCGGAGGTGATGCGCCGGGCGATCGAGCCGTTCTACTCGACCAAGGCGACGGAGGGGAAAACCGGCGCGGGACTGGGCCTGTCGATGACCTACGGCTTCGTCAAGCAGTCCGGCGGCAGCCTGCAGATCTACTCCGAGGAGGGCACCGGCACGACCGTGCGCCTCTACCTGCCGCGCTCCTACGAAGTGGGCGAGGAGGATCCGCTGCAACCCGAGGAGCTGCGCACCACGCGCCCGCTCGACATCCTCCTCGTCGAGGACGACCCGCGCGTGCAGGACAACTCCGTCGCCATGCTGGAGGCGCTCGGGCATCGGCCGACCACGGTCGGCACCGCCATCGACGCGGTGCGCGTGCTGGAGACCCGGCGCGACATGTTCGACGTGCTCTTCACCGACATCGTGCTGCCCGGCGGCATGTCCGGCTTCGACCTCGCCACCACGGCGCACAAGCGCTGGCCGTGCCTGCCGATCCTGTTCTGCTCGGGTTACACGCACGGCTCGCTGGACGACCACGCCCTGATCGCCAGGAGCAAGATGCTGACCAAGCCCTACACCCTCGCCGAGCTCGCCCGCGCCCTCGCCGCGACGGTCGTGCGCGAGGACGGCGCGGCGCAGCACGAGACCACCTTCGGCTAA
- a CDS encoding ABC transporter substrate-binding protein, giving the protein MLRRDVLKLLALLIAAGPARAQPGRVHRVGFLWQGRRGTDDSPREGLVNGLAALGYREGVDLEIHALYADEHPERLPDLVAALVAADVDVIRAPGTIVTEAAMAGTRTIPIVTTAADILGAGFVESLARPGGNVTGVSLSLGPENTGKRVEILKDLVPSMARVGFLHDPASRSSADDLAWLRANADGLGVEVVAVGATRSKDFEAAFAQLASAGAEGLIVDTAPVMTGNRAMLVALAEAHRLPAIYGRPEYVAAGGLMAFGISLPEVQARVASIVDRILRGADPATIPVEQPTRFELLVNLGAARRLGLVLPQAVLARADDIVE; this is encoded by the coding sequence ATGCTGCGGCGTGACGTCCTGAAGCTGCTGGCCTTGCTGATCGCCGCCGGGCCGGCCCGCGCCCAGCCCGGCCGCGTCCACCGCGTCGGCTTCCTGTGGCAGGGGCGGCGGGGGACCGACGATTCCCCGCGCGAGGGGCTCGTCAACGGCCTTGCGGCCCTCGGCTACCGCGAGGGCGTCGACCTCGAGATCCACGCCCTCTACGCCGACGAGCATCCCGAGCGCCTGCCGGACCTTGTCGCCGCCCTCGTCGCGGCCGACGTCGACGTGATCCGCGCGCCCGGCACGATCGTGACCGAGGCGGCGATGGCCGGGACGCGGACGATCCCCATCGTCACCACCGCCGCCGACATCCTCGGCGCCGGCTTCGTCGAGAGCCTCGCCCGCCCGGGCGGCAACGTCACCGGCGTCAGCCTCTCGCTCGGCCCCGAGAACACCGGCAAGCGGGTCGAGATCCTGAAGGACCTCGTGCCCAGCATGGCCCGGGTCGGCTTCCTGCACGATCCGGCGAGCCGCTCCAGCGCCGACGACCTCGCCTGGCTCCGGGCGAACGCGGACGGGCTCGGCGTCGAGGTGGTCGCCGTCGGGGCGACGCGCTCGAAGGATTTCGAGGCCGCGTTCGCGCAGCTCGCCTCGGCCGGCGCCGAGGGGCTCATCGTCGACACCGCGCCGGTGATGACGGGCAACCGCGCCATGCTCGTCGCCCTCGCCGAGGCGCACCGCCTGCCGGCCATCTACGGCCGGCCGGAGTACGTGGCCGCGGGCGGGCTGATGGCCTTCGGCATCTCGCTGCCCGAGGTGCAGGCGCGCGTCGCCTCGATCGTCGACCGCATCCTGCGCGGAGCCGATCCGGCGACGATCCCCGTCGAGCAGCCGACCCGCTTCGAGCTCCTCGTCAACCTCGGCGCCGCCCGCCGCCTCGGCCTCGTCCTGCCCCAGGCGGTCCTCGCCCGCGCCGACGACATCGTCGAGTGA
- a CDS encoding recombinase family protein — protein sequence MVVRAYLRASTEDQNAERARAELEAFAAEHGLHITSSYVENESGATLARPELFRLLRDARAGDVLLIEQVDRLSRLTSADWQSLRAEIDRRQIRVVALDLPTSWSQLETRPDDFTARMFAAINQMMLDVLAAVARKDYEDRRRRQAQGQARAKAEGRYKGRPENVKRNTAIAEMLRRGASWSQVQHATGCSRATIAKIAKRMKAAAA from the coding sequence ATGGTCGTCCGCGCCTACCTCCGCGCCTCCACCGAGGACCAGAACGCCGAGCGCGCCCGCGCCGAGCTCGAGGCCTTCGCCGCCGAGCACGGCCTCCACATCACCTCCTCCTACGTCGAGAACGAGAGCGGGGCGACGCTCGCCCGGCCGGAGCTCTTCCGCCTGCTGCGCGACGCCAGGGCCGGCGACGTCCTCCTCATCGAGCAGGTCGACCGCCTCTCCCGCCTCACCTCGGCCGACTGGCAGTCCCTGCGCGCGGAGATCGACCGGCGGCAGATCCGCGTCGTCGCGCTCGACCTGCCGACGAGCTGGAGCCAGCTCGAGACGCGGCCCGACGACTTCACCGCCCGCATGTTCGCCGCCATCAACCAGATGATGCTCGACGTCCTCGCCGCCGTCGCCCGCAAGGACTACGAGGACCGCCGCCGCCGCCAGGCCCAGGGCCAGGCGCGCGCCAAGGCGGAGGGGCGCTACAAGGGCCGCCCGGAGAACGTGAAGCGCAACACCGCCATCGCCGAGATGCTGCGCCGCGGCGCGTCCTGGAGCCAGGTCCAGCACGCGACCGGCTGCTCGCGCGCCACCATCGCCAAGATCGCCAAGCGGATGAAGGCGGCCGCCGCGTAG
- a CDS encoding cyclase family protein produces MRIVDISNALEAGIASDPPMMLPGIEYVSHRESVGQMASAFPGLTADDLPGGEGWAVERLTVSTHNGTHLDAPYHHHSTMNGGERAITIDEVPLEWCFAPAVKLDLRHYADGHVVTAAEIEAELAAIGHTLAPLEIVLVNTAAGARYGGPDYLASGCGVGREATEWLLSRGVRVTGTDAWSWDAPFVHTARRWAETHDPSIIWEGHRASMTTGYCHMEKLANLETLPASGFRVACFPFKIKGASAGFTRAVAIFED; encoded by the coding sequence ATGCGGATCGTCGATATTTCCAACGCCCTCGAAGCCGGGATCGCCAGCGACCCGCCGATGATGCTGCCCGGGATCGAGTACGTCTCCCACAGAGAGAGCGTCGGCCAGATGGCCTCCGCCTTCCCCGGCCTCACCGCCGACGACCTGCCCGGCGGCGAAGGCTGGGCCGTCGAGCGCCTCACCGTCTCCACCCACAACGGCACCCACCTCGACGCGCCCTATCACCACCACTCCACCATGAACGGCGGCGAGCGGGCGATCACCATCGACGAGGTGCCGCTCGAGTGGTGCTTCGCCCCGGCGGTGAAGCTCGACCTGCGCCACTACGCCGACGGCCACGTGGTCACGGCGGCCGAAATCGAGGCCGAGCTCGCCGCCATCGGCCACACCCTCGCCCCCCTCGAGATCGTCCTCGTCAACACCGCCGCGGGCGCCCGGTACGGCGGGCCGGACTACCTCGCCTCCGGCTGCGGCGTCGGCCGCGAGGCGACCGAGTGGCTCCTCTCCAGAGGCGTGCGCGTCACCGGCACCGACGCCTGGTCGTGGGACGCGCCCTTCGTCCACACCGCCAGGCGATGGGCCGAGACGCACGATCCCTCGATCATCTGGGAAGGGCACCGGGCGTCGATGACGACCGGCTACTGCCACATGGAAAAGCTCGCCAACCTCGAGACGCTGCCGGCGAGCGGCTTCAGGGTCGCCTGCTTCCCCTTCAAGATCAAAGGCGCCTCCGCCGGCTTCACCCGCGCCGTCGCCATCTTCGAGGACTAG
- the arsB gene encoding ACR3 family arsenite efflux transporter, with amino-acid sequence MGVFERYLTLWVALCIVAGIVLGRQAPGLFEAVGNATLAEVNIPVAVLVWLMIVPMLLKIDPAALGEVGRHWRGILATVGVNWLVKPFSMALLGWLFVGVIFRPFLPADQIDFYMAGLILLAAAPCTAMVFVWSGLVDGEPHFTLSQVALNDVIMVFAFAPIVGLLLGLSAIVVPWDTLVLSVVLYIVVPVVAAQLWRRAILAHGGAAALASTLRRLGPLSLAALLLTLVILFGLQGRAILEQPAVILMLAVPILVQVYFNAGLAYWLNRRLGVAWCVAGPSALIGASNFFELAVATAIALFGFQSGAALATVVGVLVEVPVMLSVAAIVRRSRGWYERGAAHRAAA; translated from the coding sequence CTGGGGGTCTTCGAACGCTATCTCACCCTGTGGGTGGCGCTCTGCATCGTCGCCGGCATCGTCCTCGGCCGGCAGGCGCCGGGCCTGTTCGAGGCGGTCGGCAACGCGACCCTCGCCGAGGTCAACATCCCCGTCGCGGTCCTCGTGTGGCTGATGATCGTGCCGATGCTCCTGAAGATCGACCCCGCCGCGCTCGGCGAGGTCGGCCGGCACTGGCGCGGCATCCTCGCCACCGTCGGCGTCAACTGGCTCGTCAAGCCGTTCTCGATGGCGCTGCTGGGCTGGCTCTTCGTCGGCGTCATCTTCCGCCCCTTCCTGCCGGCCGACCAGATCGACTTCTACATGGCCGGCCTCATCCTGCTGGCGGCCGCGCCCTGCACCGCGATGGTCTTCGTCTGGTCCGGCCTCGTCGACGGCGAGCCGCACTTCACCCTGAGCCAGGTCGCCCTCAACGACGTCATCATGGTGTTCGCCTTCGCGCCCATCGTCGGCCTGCTCCTCGGCCTGTCGGCGATCGTCGTGCCGTGGGACACGCTGGTGCTGTCGGTCGTCCTCTACATCGTCGTGCCGGTGGTGGCGGCCCAGCTCTGGCGCCGCGCGATCCTGGCGCACGGCGGCGCCGCGGCGCTCGCCTCCACCCTGCGGCGGCTCGGCCCGCTCTCGCTCGCCGCCCTGCTCCTGACCCTCGTCATCCTGTTCGGCCTGCAGGGCCGGGCGATCCTGGAGCAGCCGGCCGTCATCCTGATGCTCGCCGTGCCGATCCTGGTGCAGGTCTACTTCAACGCCGGCCTCGCCTACTGGCTGAACCGCCGCCTCGGCGTCGCCTGGTGCGTCGCCGGACCCTCGGCGCTGATCGGCGCCAGCAACTTCTTCGAGCTCGCCGTGGCAACGGCCATCGCCCTCTTCGGCTTCCAGTCGGGCGCCGCCCTCGCGACCGTCGTCGGCGTCCTGGTGGAGGTGCCGGTGATGCTCTCGGTCGCCGCCATCGTGCGCCGCTCGCGCGGCTGGTACGAGCGCGGCGCGGCGCACCGGGCGGCGGCGTAG
- the arsC gene encoding arsenate reductase (glutaredoxin) (This arsenate reductase requires both glutathione and glutaredoxin to convert arsenate to arsenite, after which the efflux transporter formed by ArsA and ArsB can extrude the arsenite from the cell, providing resistance.), which yields MSVTIYHNPACGTSRNVLAMIRNSGETPEVIEYLKTPPSRETLVDLVARTGLPVRDVIRRKGTPYDELGLDDPSLSDDALIDAMIAHPILINRPIVVTPLGVRLCRPSETVLEILPAPQQGAFAKEDGETVVDAAGRPVKP from the coding sequence GTGAGCGTCACGATCTACCACAACCCCGCCTGCGGGACCTCCCGCAACGTCCTCGCGATGATCCGCAACAGCGGCGAGACGCCCGAGGTGATCGAGTACCTGAAGACCCCGCCGAGCCGGGAGACCCTCGTCGACCTCGTCGCCCGCACGGGCCTTCCCGTGCGCGACGTCATCCGCCGCAAGGGCACCCCCTACGACGAGCTCGGCCTCGACGACCCGAGCCTCTCCGACGACGCGCTGATCGACGCGATGATCGCCCACCCGATCCTCATCAACCGGCCGATCGTGGTGACGCCCCTCGGCGTCAGGCTGTGCCGCCCGTCCGAGACGGTGCTCGAGATCCTGCCGGCGCCGCAGCAGGGCGCCTTCGCCAAGGAAGACGGCGAGACGGTCGTGGACGCCGCCGGGCGCCCGGTGAAGCCGTGA
- a CDS encoding ArsI/CadI family heavy metal resistance metalloenzyme, which produces MKRLHVHVSVTDLDPSIRFYSTLFAAEPTVVKSDYAKWMLDDPRVNFAISARGREGGVEHLGIQVETRAELADVYARLEEAGRPVLEEGETVCCYARSEKAWVADPQGVSWETFLTSGESVDYGDSVDLGPIRHPADAADPAGPRSGGCCGPAPAVPEPACCGPAREAACCGTGAAS; this is translated from the coding sequence ATGAAGCGCCTCCACGTCCACGTGTCCGTGACGGACCTCGACCCCTCCATCCGCTTCTACTCGACCCTCTTCGCGGCCGAGCCGACCGTCGTGAAGAGCGACTACGCCAAGTGGATGCTCGACGACCCGCGCGTGAACTTCGCCATCTCCGCCCGCGGGCGGGAGGGCGGGGTCGAGCACCTCGGCATCCAGGTCGAGACCAGGGCGGAGCTCGCCGACGTCTACGCCCGCCTGGAAGAGGCCGGCCGGCCGGTCCTGGAGGAGGGCGAGACCGTGTGCTGCTACGCCCGCTCGGAGAAGGCCTGGGTCGCCGACCCGCAGGGCGTCTCCTGGGAGACCTTCCTCACCAGCGGCGAGAGCGTCGACTACGGCGACAGCGTCGACCTCGGCCCGATCCGCCACCCCGCCGACGCCGCCGACCCGGCCGGGCCGCGGAGCGGAGGCTGCTGCGGCCCCGCGCCCGCCGTCCCGGAGCCGGCCTGCTGCGGCCCCGCCCGGGAGGCGGCGTGCTGCGGGACGGGAGCCGCGTCGTGA
- a CDS encoding ArsR/SmtB family transcription factor — translation MEKSQAITALSALAQESRLDIYRLLVEVGPDGLAVGQIGERLGGMASATLSFHLTQLRQAGLVSVRRDGRSMIYAARYEAMNGLVAYLTENCCRESGAACDVAAPRCDTVFTPS, via the coding sequence ATGGAAAAGTCACAGGCCATCACCGCCCTGTCCGCCCTCGCCCAGGAGTCGCGGCTCGACATCTACCGCCTCCTCGTCGAGGTCGGGCCGGACGGACTCGCCGTCGGCCAGATCGGCGAGCGGCTCGGCGGCATGGCCTCCGCCACCCTCTCCTTCCACCTGACGCAGCTGCGCCAGGCCGGCCTCGTCAGCGTCCGCCGCGACGGACGGTCGATGATCTACGCCGCCCGCTACGAGGCCATGAACGGCCTCGTCGCCTACCTCACCGAGAACTGCTGCCGGGAAAGCGGCGCCGCCTGCGACGTCGCCGCCCCCCGTTGCGACACCGTCTTCACCCCCTCCTGA
- the rfbC gene encoding dTDP-4-dehydrorhamnose 3,5-epimerase, which produces MDCTPLRISDVILLQPKRFEDDRGWFQETWNARTLEKNGITLDFVQDNQSLSRKAGTVRGLHLQVAPYAQAKLVRVVVGAIIDVAVDIREGSPTYGQWVSAELSAENGAQLLVPRGFAHGFRTLVPDTEVCYKVDGFYDRASERGIRYDDPELGIDWGPEAEILLSEKDKVLPLLKDLGPVSF; this is translated from the coding sequence GTGGACTGCACCCCGCTCAGAATTTCGGACGTCATCCTCCTTCAGCCGAAGCGCTTCGAAGACGACCGGGGATGGTTCCAGGAGACCTGGAACGCCCGCACCCTCGAAAAGAACGGCATCACGCTCGACTTCGTGCAGGACAACCAGAGCCTGTCGCGCAAGGCGGGCACGGTGCGCGGCCTCCACCTGCAGGTGGCCCCCTACGCCCAGGCCAAGCTGGTGCGGGTCGTCGTCGGCGCGATCATCGACGTCGCGGTCGACATCCGCGAGGGCTCGCCCACCTACGGCCAGTGGGTCTCGGCCGAGCTCTCCGCCGAGAACGGCGCGCAGCTCCTCGTCCCGCGCGGCTTCGCGCACGGCTTCCGAACCCTCGTTCCGGACACCGAGGTCTGCTACAAGGTGGACGGCTTCTACGACCGCGCCAGCGAGCGGGGCATCCGCTACGACGACCCCGAGCTCGGGATCGACTGGGGCCCGGAGGCAGAGATCCTGCTCTCCGAGAAGGACAAGGTGCTCCCCCTCCTCAAGGACCTCGGTCCCGTCAGCTTCTAG